Proteins encoded by one window of Serratia nevei:
- the thiL gene encoding thiamine-phosphate kinase, translating to MACGEFDLIARYFDRFKRVRRDVQLGIGDDCALLAVPEKQLVAVSTDTLVAGIHFLPDIDPADLGYKALAVNLSDLAAMGADPAWLSLALTLPEVDEPWLKAFSDSLFDQLNYYGMQLIGGDTTRGPLSMTLTIQGLIPAGRALTRSGARIGDWIYVTGTLGDSAAGLAILQDRLAVKDAAARDYLVARHLRPQPRVLQGQALRDLASSAIDISDGLISDLKHILKASDCGARIVLDELPMSQALSSHADAEQALRWALAGGEDYELCFTVPEINRGALEVALSHLGADYTCIGQIGPLSEGIRYYRNDEAVELDWIGFDHFNAEPGTHG from the coding sequence ATGGCATGCGGCGAATTTGACCTCATTGCCCGCTATTTTGACCGGTTTAAGCGCGTGCGCCGGGATGTACAGTTGGGCATTGGAGATGACTGCGCACTGCTGGCAGTGCCGGAAAAACAGCTGGTGGCCGTCAGTACCGATACGTTGGTCGCGGGCATTCACTTCCTGCCGGACATCGATCCGGCCGATCTCGGCTATAAGGCGCTGGCGGTCAATCTGAGCGATCTGGCGGCGATGGGCGCCGATCCGGCCTGGCTTTCGCTGGCGCTGACCCTGCCGGAGGTGGACGAGCCCTGGCTGAAGGCCTTCAGCGACAGCCTGTTCGACCAGCTCAACTATTACGGCATGCAACTGATCGGCGGCGATACCACGCGCGGCCCGCTGAGCATGACGTTGACCATTCAGGGGCTGATCCCGGCCGGCCGGGCGCTGACCCGCAGCGGTGCGCGCATCGGCGACTGGATCTATGTGACCGGCACGCTGGGCGACAGCGCCGCCGGTCTGGCGATCCTGCAGGATCGCCTGGCGGTGAAGGATGCGGCGGCGCGCGATTATCTGGTCGCCCGCCATCTGCGGCCGCAGCCGCGGGTGCTGCAGGGGCAGGCGCTGCGGGATCTGGCCAGCTCGGCGATCGACATCTCCGACGGCCTGATTTCCGATCTGAAGCATATCCTGAAGGCCAGCGACTGTGGCGCGCGCATCGTGCTGGACGAGCTGCCGATGTCGCAGGCGCTGAGCAGCCACGCCGATGCCGAGCAGGCGCTGCGCTGGGCGCTGGCGGGCGGTGAAGATTACGAACTGTGCTTCACCGTGCCGGAGATCAACCGCGGCGCGCTGGAAGTGGCGCTGAGCCACCTCGGGGCCGACTACACCTGCATCGGCCAAATTGGCCCGCTGTCTGAAGGCATCCGCTATTATCGCAACGACGAAGCGGTAGAGCTGGATTGGATTGGGTTCGATCATTTCAACGCGGAGCCGGGCACCCATGGATGA
- the pgpA gene encoding phosphatidylglycerophosphatase A — MDEAKRRLRMSNPWHLLATGFGSGLSPVMPGTMGSLAAIPFWLLLIQLPWQLYSLAVMFSICIGVYICHRTAKDMKVHDHGSIVWDEFVGMWITLMALPVNDWRWVAAGFVIFRILDMWKPWPIRWFDRNVHGGMGIMVDDIIAGVLSAGIIYLIGHHWPIGLF, encoded by the coding sequence ATGGATGAAGCCAAGCGTCGGCTGCGGATGAGCAATCCGTGGCACCTGCTGGCCACCGGGTTTGGCAGCGGTTTGTCGCCGGTGATGCCGGGCACCATGGGATCGCTGGCGGCGATCCCGTTCTGGCTGCTGCTGATCCAGCTACCGTGGCAGCTTTACTCGCTGGCGGTGATGTTCAGCATCTGCATCGGCGTCTATATTTGCCACCGCACGGCAAAAGACATGAAGGTGCACGATCACGGCAGCATCGTTTGGGACGAGTTCGTCGGCATGTGGATCACGCTGATGGCGCTGCCGGTCAACGACTGGCGCTGGGTTGCCGCCGGTTTCGTCATCTTCCGCATTCTGGATATGTGGAAACCGTGGCCGATCCGCTGGTTCGACCGCAACGTGCATGGCGGCATGGGCATCATGGTCGACGATATCATCGCCGGCGTGCTGTCCGCCGGCATCATCTACCTGATTGGGCACCACTGGCCGATCGGGCTGTTCTGA
- a CDS encoding aldo/keto reductase, whose product MKYLKLGNTDLNVSRICLGCMTYGEPNRGNHAWTLPEESSRPLLKQALEAGINFFDTANSYSDGSSEEILGRALRDYARREDVVVATKVYFPLSNLKRGLSRANIMQSIDDSLQRLGTDYVDLLQIHRWDYETPLEETLEALHDVVKAGKARYIGASSMYAWQFAKALYTADLHGWTRFVSMQDQYNLIQREEEREMHPLCAAEGIAVLPWSPLARGRLTRPWGETTARLVSDQFGKSLYEETEGIDAIIAERVASLAEERGVSRAQIALAWLLNKPAVSTPIVGASRSEQLDDAIAAVDLSLSPQEVAELETAYVPHRVTGFE is encoded by the coding sequence ATGAAGTACCTGAAACTGGGCAACACCGATCTGAACGTCTCGCGTATCTGCCTGGGTTGCATGACCTACGGCGAACCGAACCGCGGCAATCACGCCTGGACGCTGCCGGAAGAGAGCAGCCGCCCGCTGCTGAAACAGGCGCTGGAAGCCGGCATCAACTTTTTCGACACCGCCAACAGCTATTCCGACGGCAGCAGCGAGGAAATCCTCGGCCGGGCGCTGCGCGACTATGCACGCCGCGAAGACGTGGTGGTCGCCACCAAGGTGTATTTCCCGCTGAGTAACCTGAAGCGCGGTTTATCGCGCGCCAACATCATGCAGTCCATCGACGACAGCCTGCAGCGCCTGGGCACCGACTATGTCGATTTGCTGCAGATCCACCGCTGGGATTACGAAACGCCGCTGGAAGAGACGCTGGAAGCGCTGCACGACGTGGTGAAAGCCGGTAAGGCGCGTTACATCGGCGCCTCCTCGATGTACGCCTGGCAGTTCGCCAAGGCGCTGTATACCGCCGATCTGCACGGCTGGACGCGCTTCGTCAGCATGCAGGATCAATACAACCTGATTCAGCGCGAAGAAGAGCGCGAAATGCATCCGCTGTGCGCCGCCGAAGGCATCGCCGTGCTGCCGTGGAGCCCGCTGGCACGCGGCCGCCTGACCCGCCCCTGGGGCGAAACCACCGCGCGGCTGGTTTCCGACCAGTTCGGCAAGAGCCTGTATGAGGAAACTGAAGGCATCGACGCCATTATCGCCGAGCGCGTCGCCAGCCTCGCCGAGGAACGCGGCGTTTCACGCGCACAGATCGCGCTGGCCTGGCTGCTGAACAAACCGGCGGTCAGCACGCCGATCGTCGGCGCTTCGCGCAGCGAACAGCTGGACGACGCCATCGCCGCGGTCGATTTGAGTTTGTCGCCGCAAGAGGTCGCGGAGCTGGAGACGGCTTACGTGCCGCATCGGGTGACGGGATTTGAATAA
- the dxs gene encoding 1-deoxy-D-xylulose-5-phosphate synthase, with translation MSLDIAKYPTLALAENPEELRSLPKESLPKLCDELRQYLLNSVSRSSGHFASGLGTVELTVALHFVYNTPFDHLVWDVGHQAYPHKILTGRRDRIATIRQKNGLHPFPWRAESEYDVLSVGHSSTSISAGLGMAVAAEREGKGRRTVCVIGDGAITAGMAFEAMNHAGDINPDMLVVLNDNEMSISENVGALNNHLAQLLSGKLYSTLREGGKKVLAGVPPIKELVKRTEEHLKGMVVPGTLFEELGFNYIGPVDGHDVQGLVATLKNMRDLKGPQLLHIMTKKGRGYAPAEKDPISFHAVPKFDPASGTLPKSAGGLPTYSKIFGDWLCETAAKDSSLMAITPAMREGSGMVQFSRDYPQQYFDVAIAEQHAVTFAAGLAIGGYKPVVAIYSTFLQRAYDQLIHDVAIQNLPVMFAIDRGGIVGADGQTHQGAFDLSFMRCIPTMVIMTPSDENECRQMLYTGYHYNAGPSAVRYPRGTGTGAALEPLSLLPIGKGVVRRQGEKIAILNFGTLLPEAAQAAEALNATLVDMRFVKPLDEQLVLELAASHETLVTLEENAIMGGAGSGVNELLMAKRRPVPVLNLGLPDSFVSQGTQEELRADLGLDAAGIQRQIETWLAQ, from the coding sequence ATGAGTCTTGATATAGCCAAATACCCAACCCTGGCGCTAGCGGAAAACCCCGAGGAACTCCGCTCACTGCCCAAAGAGAGCTTGCCGAAGCTGTGCGATGAGCTGCGGCAATACCTGCTGAACAGCGTCAGTCGCTCCAGCGGCCACTTTGCCTCCGGGCTGGGTACCGTCGAACTGACGGTGGCGTTGCATTTCGTCTACAACACGCCGTTCGATCACCTGGTGTGGGACGTCGGCCACCAGGCCTACCCGCACAAAATTCTGACCGGCCGCCGCGACCGTATCGCCACCATTCGGCAAAAAAACGGCCTGCATCCGTTCCCGTGGCGCGCCGAAAGCGAATACGACGTGCTGTCGGTCGGCCACTCGTCGACCTCGATCAGCGCCGGCCTCGGCATGGCGGTGGCGGCGGAGCGTGAAGGCAAAGGCCGCCGCACGGTGTGCGTGATCGGCGACGGCGCCATCACCGCCGGCATGGCGTTCGAAGCGATGAACCACGCCGGCGACATCAACCCGGACATGCTGGTAGTGCTGAACGACAATGAGATGTCGATCTCGGAAAACGTCGGCGCGCTGAACAATCACCTGGCGCAGCTGCTGTCCGGCAAGCTTTACTCCACCCTGCGCGAAGGCGGCAAGAAAGTGCTGGCCGGCGTGCCGCCGATCAAGGAGCTGGTGAAACGCACCGAAGAGCACCTGAAAGGCATGGTGGTGCCGGGCACGCTGTTCGAAGAGCTGGGTTTCAACTACATCGGCCCGGTAGACGGGCACGACGTGCAGGGGCTGGTTGCCACGTTGAAAAACATGCGCGATCTGAAAGGCCCGCAGCTGTTGCACATCATGACCAAGAAAGGCCGCGGTTACGCACCGGCGGAGAAGGATCCGATCAGCTTCCACGCCGTACCGAAGTTCGATCCTGCCAGCGGTACGCTGCCGAAAAGCGCCGGCGGTCTGCCGACCTATTCGAAAATCTTCGGCGACTGGCTGTGTGAAACCGCCGCCAAAGACAGCTCGCTGATGGCAATCACGCCGGCCATGCGCGAAGGTTCCGGCATGGTGCAGTTCTCCCGCGACTACCCGCAGCAATATTTCGACGTGGCGATCGCCGAGCAGCACGCGGTCACCTTCGCCGCCGGGCTGGCGATCGGCGGCTACAAGCCGGTGGTGGCGATCTATTCCACCTTCCTGCAGCGCGCCTACGACCAGCTGATCCATGACGTGGCAATCCAGAACCTGCCGGTGATGTTCGCCATCGATCGCGGCGGCATCGTCGGCGCCGACGGCCAGACTCACCAGGGGGCGTTCGATCTGTCGTTCATGCGCTGCATCCCGACCATGGTGATCATGACGCCGAGCGACGAGAACGAATGCCGCCAGATGCTGTATACCGGCTATCACTACAATGCCGGCCCGAGCGCCGTGCGCTATCCGCGCGGCACCGGCACCGGCGCGGCGCTGGAGCCGCTCAGCCTGCTGCCGATCGGCAAAGGCGTGGTACGCCGCCAGGGGGAGAAGATCGCCATTCTCAACTTCGGCACCCTGCTGCCGGAGGCCGCGCAAGCGGCGGAAGCGCTCAACGCCACGCTGGTCGACATGCGCTTCGTCAAACCGCTGGACGAGCAGCTGGTGCTCGAACTGGCCGCCAGCCATGAAACGCTGGTCACGCTGGAAGAGAACGCGATCATGGGCGGCGCCGGCAGCGGCGTTAACGAACTGCTAATGGCCAAACGCCGTCCGGTGCCGGTGCTGAACCTCGGCCTGCCGGACAGCTTCGTCTCGCAGGGCACCCAGGAAGAACTGCGCGCCGATCTGGGGTTGGATGCCGCCGGCATCCAGCGGCAAATCGAAACCTGGCTGGCGCAGTAA
- the ispA gene encoding (2E,6E)-farnesyl diphosphate synthase yields the protein MSEIAPSAAFADQLQIFRQRADRALLDFIAPLPFNDGNMVAAMRHGALLGGKRLRPFLVYTTGQMFGVSLANLDAPAAAVECIHAYSLIHDDLPAMDDDDLRRGQPTCHIKFGEANAILAGDALQTLAFSILADAEMPDVALRDRLAMVSELATASGVAGMCGGQSLDLEAEGKRVDLQALEQIHRHKTGALIRAAVRLGALSAGEAGRAALPQLDRYAAAVGLAFQVQDDILDVVGETEKIGKRQGADQQHGKSTYPALLGLDSAKAKAWDLYQEALAALDTLAAQSYNTAPLRALASFIIERDN from the coding sequence ATGTCTGAGATCGCCCCATCGGCCGCTTTTGCCGATCAACTGCAGATTTTCCGCCAGCGCGCCGATCGCGCGCTGCTGGACTTCATCGCCCCGCTGCCGTTCAACGACGGCAACATGGTGGCGGCGATGCGTCACGGCGCCTTACTGGGCGGCAAGCGCCTGCGCCCATTCCTGGTGTACACCACCGGCCAGATGTTCGGCGTGTCGCTGGCTAACCTGGACGCGCCGGCGGCGGCGGTGGAATGTATTCACGCCTACTCGCTGATCCACGACGATCTGCCGGCGATGGACGACGACGATCTGCGCCGCGGCCAGCCGACCTGCCACATTAAATTCGGCGAAGCCAACGCGATACTGGCCGGCGATGCGCTGCAAACGCTGGCGTTTTCGATCCTGGCCGATGCCGAAATGCCTGACGTAGCCCTGCGCGATCGGCTGGCGATGGTCTCTGAACTGGCGACCGCCAGCGGCGTAGCCGGCATGTGCGGCGGCCAATCGCTGGATCTGGAAGCCGAAGGCAAGCGCGTTGATCTGCAGGCGCTGGAGCAGATCCACCGCCATAAAACCGGCGCGCTGATCCGCGCGGCGGTGCGCCTGGGCGCGCTGAGCGCCGGCGAAGCCGGGCGCGCGGCGCTGCCGCAGCTGGATCGTTACGCCGCTGCGGTTGGCCTGGCGTTCCAGGTACAGGATGACATTTTGGACGTTGTCGGCGAGACTGAAAAAATCGGCAAGCGCCAGGGAGCGGACCAACAACACGGAAAGAGTACCTACCCGGCGTTACTCGGGCTTGACAGCGCGAAAGCAAAAGCGTGGGATCTCTATCAGGAAGCATTAGCTGCATTGGACACTTTGGCAGCGCAATCTTATAACACAGCGCCATTGCGAGCGTTAGCCAGCTTCATTATTGAACGCGACAATTAA
- the xseB gene encoding exodeoxyribonuclease VII small subunit gives MPKKPAQSASTEQTASFESALGELESIVTRLESGELPLEDALNEFERGVQLARQGQQKLQQAEQRVQILLNDSADDAALAPFTPDAE, from the coding sequence ATGCCGAAAAAACCAGCACAATCAGCCAGTACAGAGCAAACTGCCAGCTTTGAAAGCGCCCTCGGCGAGCTGGAAAGCATCGTGACGCGTCTGGAGTCGGGCGAACTGCCGCTGGAAGACGCGCTGAACGAGTTCGAACGCGGCGTACAGCTGGCGCGTCAGGGCCAGCAGAAACTGCAACAGGCGGAACAGCGTGTGCAGATACTTCTTAACGACAGCGCTGACGATGCGGCGCTGGCGCCTTTCACACCGGATGCCGAGTAA